TTTTACCAGCAAATCCGCCACATGCGGCCGTGATATTGACTCATGCGCGGTCGCCGCCACTTCCTCATAAGTTATGTCCGCGCCCGCGGCGGCAAGTTTGCCGGTGATTTGACGGACCCGGGTTTTACGGCTTTCCCGGCAGAACTCCAGAAATGCGGCCAGGCCGGGATGGTTCGGCTCTATGCCGTAGCCGAGTATGTGCAGATGGTCGTGCAGGCTGGTGCTGATTTCCACGCCCGTGATGAACGGCAGGCCCGCCTCGGCGGCGGCCCGGGCGGACTCGGCGACTCCGCCCACCGTGTCATGATCCGTCAGCGCAAACATTTCAACCCGCCTGCGCACGGCATGTTTTACAACGGACTCCGGCGATGAAGTGCCGTCCGAGAAGTGCGAATGGGTGTGCAGGTCCGCCAGCCGGTGCATTGCTGTCAGGCCCGGATTACTTCGGTTACTCCGGGCACCGCTTCCTTGAGTCTGGCTTCCACGACCGCTTTAAGCGTCATCACCGCGTGCGGGCAGCAGCCGCAGGCTCCGCGCAGCGAAACTGTTACCTTGCCGGTTGCTTCATCAACGGAAATCAATTCAATATCGCCGCCGTCCGACTGTAGCATGGGCCGTATCTCGGCGATAACCTGTTCAACCTGTTTTTGCATAAGTGCTCCTTGAAGAATTCGCCTGTTTCTGGTTGCAACAGGACTTTAACAAGTATATTAAAATATATTGCCGCGTTTGCTACAATACTCTTATGAGTGAACAGGGTGACAGAGGCTACACCGATCTGCCTTTTGAAAAGGGTGTGCCCAAACATGACGGGCGCATCCGCGCGCTTGCCGCGCTGGACGAGATGATGGCGTTTCTCGGGCTGGTGCGCGCGGAGCTCGGCATCACGGCGGAAGCGGCCGGCGTTGTGGACATCGCCGCCGACATAAACCAGATTCAACGCCAGCTTGTCACCGTTTCGGCCCATGTGGCGGGATTTGCCAAACCGGAATCTGTTGACCAGTTTTCAGGCTG
The nucleotide sequence above comes from Elusimicrobiaceae bacterium. Encoded proteins:
- a CDS encoding PHP domain-containing protein, giving the protein MHRLADLHTHSHFSDGTSSPESVVKHAVRRRVEMFALTDHDTVGGVAESARAAAEAGLPFITGVEISTSLHDHLHILGYGIEPNHPGLAAFLEFCRESRKTRVRQITGKLAAAGADITYEEVAATAHESISRPHVADLLVKKGLASTRQLAFRQYLVPGKPGYAPSLGPGIAETIAQITAAGGKAVLAHPGIVQSFWDFPAWTTAGLAGIEVYYPLHTASMSGKLEKIAEKYGLFMTGGSDYHGPASGREKTAGIRVPEKTFNKLRELFF
- a CDS encoding ATP:cob(I)alamin adenosyltransferase: MSEQGDRGYTDLPFEKGVPKHDGRIRALAALDEMMAFLGLVRAELGITAEAAGVVDIAADINQIQRQLVTVSAHVAGFAKPESVDQFSGWLERRATELDARLEPLREFILPGVNRTEGFLHCARAKCRECETRVADLQDCEPVIKYVNRLAKYLFNAGRIVAGKA
- a CDS encoding NifU family protein, which translates into the protein MQKQVEQVIAEIRPMLQSDGGDIELISVDEATGKVTVSLRGACGCCPHAVMTLKAVVEARLKEAVPGVTEVIRA